Part of the Intestinibacillus sp. Marseille-P6563 genome is shown below.
CTGCCGGGCGCCGCGGTTTTGGCCCATATAGGCGGTCATGGCATAGCCAAAGGCGATGGCGGTGTTTTCCAGCACGCCATAGAGTTTGTTGGTGGCCGTGAAACCGGCGACATACAGCACCCCGCAGCTGTTGAGGACCGATTGCAGGACCAGACCGCCCAGACTGATTGAACTGTTTTGCAGGGCGGTTGGGATGCCCAAACGGCACAGATGTTTCAAAATCTGCCGGTCGTTTTGGAAATCCTCCCGCGTCAGGCGCAGGATGGACAGCCGGCACAGCGAAACCAGGCAGGCCAGAAAGGAAAAGACCTGCGCAATCACGGTCGCAATCGCAGCGCCGAAGATACCCCAGTGGAACACCAATACAAATAGCAGATCGAGCCCGATGTTGATGCCCGTAGCCAGCGCAATGGCGATCAGGGGAGTGCGGCTATCACCCAGGCAGCGCAGGATAGCGGCTGCCATGTTGTAGGCAATGATGACCAGTGTGCCCGAAAACTGCACATAGAGATAGACCCGTGCGCCGCCCAGAATGGCGGGTTCGGTACCCAGCAGGCGCAGCATAGGATCGACCAGCAGCAGGCTTCCTACTGTGATGATAAGGCCGAACAGTACCGAAAGCTTGATGATCATGGCCACCGTTTTGCGCAGGGCCGTATGGTTCCCGGCGCCAAATTCCTGGGCCACCGGAATGGAAAAGCCGTGGGTAAACCCGTGGATGCCCCACAGCACCAGCCAGTTGATCCAGTCGGCAGCACCCAGAGAGGCCAGCGCTGATATGCCGACGCCCCGCCCCACGATGATAGTGTCTACGATCATATAAAGTTGCTGAAACATACCGCCGAACATCAGCGGTAGCGAGAAAAAGAAAATCAGTCCCATCGGCTTGCCGCGGGTCATGTCAGTCACACGGTCCATGGTAATCCTCCTAAATTGATTTACTGTTTTTCGCGAAAAATGAAAAAAGTGCGGAAAGTTTGCCGTAATAAAATGAATCGTTTGCTTTGCCTTTACATTGGTTGCGATTTGCGCTATGATAAAAACAACAAAATCTTTTGTATAAAGTATTTGTGCAATAGAAATGACAAGATCGGGGAACGAAAGCATGGTTGTCAGTACAGCAATAGAGATCCGGCGCCTTAACAAAGAACGCATCCGCAGCGCCATCCAGCGGCATGAAAAATGTACCAAAGCCGACATCGCGCGCGAAACCGCGCTGAGCATGGCCACGTGCAGTACCACACTCAACGAAATGCTGGAAGCGGGCGAGATCCTCAAAGTGGACCAGACCGGGTTCAACATCGGCCGTCCGGCCGATCTGTTTGCCTACAACAGCGACTATATGCATGTGCTGGGCCTATGTACCGCAGTACACGCCGGGCAGTGCATTTTGGAATACGCCATCGCCGACGCCTACGGCAAGATCATCACACGCGAGGAAATGCCCGTCGAAACGCTCGACTATGAAAGGCTCGACGCGCTGGTTACCTCGTGCATGATGCAGGACCCCCTCATCCGTGCCGTCGGCCTGGGCATTCCTGGCCATGCGAAAAACGGCTCCATCGAAGCGTGCGACATCAAGACCCTGGAAGGGATCGATTTCGCGATGCGCATCAAACAAAAACACGAGGTCGAAGTCATCGTGGAAAACGATATGAATTTCATTGCCTATCGCCTGTTCCACGAATGCCCGGAATCCAAGGGCAATTTTGCGGCCATCCATTTCCCACAGGAAAAGGACAGTTATGTCGGCTGCGGCCTGATGGTGGACGGCCGTCTGCTCAAGGGTTCGTCCATGCTGGCAGGCCAGCTGTTTCAAGTAGCGCGCGCCTTTGGCGTAGATTATGAACAGCAGCGCGAAATTTTGCAAAATCGGGAGGTTTTCCGGCGTTTTGTCGCACAGATGATTCTGATTGTGGCCTGTACGGTCAATCCGGCGCATCTGACCCTGATGGGCAACGGCCTGGATGACGACGACCTGAAAGTCATCTACAACCAGTGCCGCGAAGTCATCACCGAGCCCAACATCCCGCAGATCAGCATCGACAACAATGTGTTTGACAACTACATCGAAGGCCTGGTACGTTTTACGCTCGATTCGGTGCTGTATCCCATCTTAATCTAAACGGCATCAAAAAACAAGAACGCGTATGGACGTTTTCTGGGGTTCTATATTTTTTGTTATTCACACGAAGAAAAAATAAAAAAAGACTTGACGCCAGCTTCCGGATATGCTATTATAATTAAGCACCATTTAAGAAGCGAGTGATGCGAACTGGATATCGCAGGGTAGAGCAGCTGGTAGCTCGTCGGGCTCATAACCCGGAGGTCGCAGGTTCAAGTCCTGTCCCTGCACCCATTAAAAAGCACTGATTCAAAGCGAATTGGTGCTTTTTTCTTGCTTTTTTGCGAGTTATAAAATTCAGAAAAAATGATTTGGTGTTTATTTGGTGTTCATGGTGTAAAAAATCGGGCGTTTCCGCTGATGGGAACGCCCTTTTTCTATGCTTTTTTTGATGGGGTGAAGAATATCCTGCAATGCTTCGGCGGCTGCTTCATCGGCAGATCGTATTGCGTGTGCATAAATTTTACTGGTGGTGGTTGTATTGGCATGACCCAGCCGCGCCGCCACGGTTTGTAAATTTGTCCCTGCCGCAATCAGCAATGTCGCGTTTGTGTGCCCTTACGGTATAATTACGACAAACCGGAAAAGCCCCGTAGAATCAAGGGTTTTGAGGTTTTCAGTCTGGTTTTTTCATCCTTTTCCAAACCGAAAAATCATACTGAAATAAGTCGAATTATCAAAATGCACCAGATAGCGTCTGGCTGGATTATATCCAGTCAGGCGTTTTTTGTCATATCCTGCGGTTCTTCGTAGGCTGCCGGTCCCCGCCATCCCCATTTCAATTCACCATTCATCCGCTAACCCCTGAATTGAAATGGAGGACAAGTATGTTTGATAAGAAAAGCGAATATGCCCTGAACAAACACGATCAGGACAGCATCATCTACATAAGCGTCAGCGGACATATCCGGCTCACCCGCGCCGACTTTTCCAGTGAGGAAGAATTTCTGAAATGGAAAGCCTGGTCTGATGAGGATTATCACGAGAGAGAAAAAAGCGGCCGCAGCTTCAACGACAAGCGTGTGGATCTGAATGAGTGTTTGGATGTAATCGGTACAGTCCAGTCCGCAGAGGATGAATTTTTCTCGAAGCTCATTGAGGCTGATTTGCAGGCCGTAAAGAAAGCTCTGACGGAGCAGCGGCTGGCTGCACTCAGAGGCATTTTGAACGCAAAGCAGTACCGGCGTATTTGGATGTACTGCGCTGAGGAAAAGTCCGTTACGGAAATTGCAAAGCTCGAAGGAGTAACGAAAGCCAGCATTTCTCTCTCCCTTGACGGGGCGATGAAAAAAATTTCAAAAAAGTTTGCGAAAGCTCTTAAAAATACCTAACAAACGGCCTTAAAAAATGTGATAGGTGAAGGACACATTTTCCTCACCCTTCACAGAACCATGACAACTGAATATACGGTATTGCAGGTACGAAACCCGCGTGATGAGCGACATAAGGTGCGCCGCCAGGACGATAGCTTCAAGGAGGTGATGGGACAAGCTATCCGAGCGATCAACGCATACCTTAGACCCGGACAGGCACTCCGGGCGCGATGACAGCGCGGGGGTTAAAGATACTTTCTCACGACCTCCCACAGACTTGAGGGGGAACCCTGCGGCACACGCTTTGAACGATGCTGCGGAGTTATGACAGCCCTGCCAGGGGCGGCCTGCAATATCCCCACCGCTGGGGATGCGTGGCAAATACAGTGGGCTTGAAGTTACTGAAAAATCAAGGCAGCCGCGCCGAAGTGCGCCGTATGTTACAACGGCTTCAACCAAATCGGCGCGGCTGCTTTTTTTGTTCTCGAAGGAGGCGAACAATTATGACTTCAAATTCGCCTGTTTGTTATGCGAATATCCCGTCCGGAACTTCCGGGCGTACTCATACAGAAAGATACTCCGCTGTTCAGCCTGCGGGCTTTGGTAAGATCGGCATGACGATTGAAGAAGCTGCCGACTATACCGGCATTGGACGCAACACCCTCCGCCGCCTTGTGGATTGGGGAAAAATCCCGGTCCTGCGGATTGGGCGTAAGTCCATAGTCCGTGTGGATGTGATTTGCTGTTTCATGCAGATCAACGAGGGCCGCGACCTTCTGGACCGCAATCAGGTCCTTGCAGTGGATTGAACATAGAAACTTTTGATATTTAGCAAGCGGTATGTTTGATAGATTGGCCACCCTTTGCTATAATCAGGGTGACACATCACTACGGTTCCGTTTGCCAGCATAGAAAGGAGTTTGCTATGGCAAAAGGATCTGTAAGAAAGAAAGGAAAGAAGTGGTACTATCGCTTTTATGTAGAGGATGCCAGCGGCAACCGCGTTCAGAAGGAATTTCCGGGAACGGAAAGCAAGAGTGAAACCGAGTCACTGCTCCGCAAGGCGATGGAGGACTATGAAACCAAGATGTTTCTGGCGCAGGCCAAGAACATCACTTTGGGAGATATGCTGGATATGTGGGTGGAGGAAGAACTGAAACCCGGTTCATTGAGTGATGGAACGGTGACAGCCTACATCAACACTGTTTCCCGCATCAAGAAGCATCCCATTGGAAAACGCAAGCTCAAGACGGTAACTTCCGACCATCTGCAAAGCTATATGGATTTGTTGAGCTTCGGAGGGACAGACCCTGATGGGAAAACTGTTGAGGCATTGAGTAAAGGATCGCTGGGCCAGTATTCAGCGGTGCTTCAAAACTCTTTCAGATTTGCGGTTTTTCCCAAGCGGCTGATTACTTTCAATCCGATGCAGTATGTGGTGAAGCGGATTAAAGGTGATGAATATGAGCTGTTCACTGAGGATGGTACAGGCGACCTTCCTGCTGAAACGCTGACAATCTCCCATGAGCAGTATTTGGCGCTGAACGAGCTTCTGAAGAAAAAACACAATCCCGCGTTACTGCCTACCCAGATCGCCTATTTCGCCGGGCTTCGTATCGGTGAGGTGTGCGGGCTAACCTGGCAGGACATCGACCTGAAGGAACAATGCCTCACCATTCGCCGGAGTATGAGGTATGACTCCGTAAGGAAGAAAACACAGATCGGCCCCACAAAGCGTAAGAAAATCCGTACTGTGGATTTCTGCGACACCCTGGCGGCTATCCTGCGGGAAGCCAAAAAGGAGCAAATGTTGAACAGCATCAAATATGGACCGCTGTACTCACAAAACTACTACCGCATCGTCAAGGAAAAGAACCGCACCTACTATGAGGTCTATTCCTTGCCCCGGACAGAGACACCACCAGAAGGTTACACCCAGGTTTCCTTCGTCTGCCTGCGGCCCGATGGAGCTTATGAAGCCCCTGCAACGGTCAGCAGTGTGTGCCGATACTCCCGAAAGAAGATCGGGGATATGGATGATTTTCACTTCCATCTGTTGAGGCATACATATACGACCAACCTTCTCTCTCACGGGGCAGCACCCAAGGATGTGCAGGAGCTGCTGGGACATTCTGATGTAAGTACCACGATGAACATTTACGCCCACGCCACCAGAGAGGCCAAGCGAACTTCCGCAAGGCTACTGGATAAGGTTGTAGGGACGGCCTGAAAAAAGTTTCCCTCATTTCTTCTCGCAAGGGAAAAAATGAGGGAAAAGGGCAAAACCGAGGCGGCGAAAACGCTGGAAACACCAGTGTTTTCAAGGGGTATAGAAATTTTAACTGAGAAAATCAAATTCTTCTGGACTCCAGCTTTCTTGAGGCCGGCAAGGTCAAGAAACTGTGCGGCAAGCGTCGGTTCACTCTGGCGCATGAGTGCGCACATCAAATCTTGTTTCAAATGGAGTCCGAGGAGTCCCAGCAAAAATGCCGCGAATCCTATTCGGAGCGGCGGTCCTACTCCCTCCGAGACTTGAAAAGTAGAGAGGACTGGAACGAGTGGCAGGCCAATGCCTTGGGAGCCGCTCTGCTCATGCCCCAGGCGGAGATAAAGCGGGCCATGTGGCTTTTCGCTCAATGTCGGACCCTGATTAGCTATGAAGGGAGGTTTTCATATGCGGACAAGCTGGCACTTTCACTTCTCTGTCAAGCTCTTGGCGTGTCCAAGTCTGCCGCCGTAATTCGGCTCCGGCAGCTTGGGTATCTGGAAGAACGCCCGTATGCAGAGTTTGTTGATCCACTGGAGGTGTGGGCATGAGCAAAAACATTCGCATTACAGAGCCTTCCGCAGAAATGTTGGGCAAAATTATCCGGGCGCGGGAGGCGATTGCGGCGCAAAAGCCGCGATATATCAAATGCCCGTACTGCCAGCATAACTCAATCGTCGTATATGAGGACACAAGAGGTCATATCGAAACAAAGTGCAAAAAGTGCGGAAAAGTCACCGTCTTTGATGTTTTGAGCATGAGAAAAATCGTGTTTCGCCTTCGCCCGAAGGAGAACTAAATTAAAACTGAATCACATAGCTGAGCTGTGGAGCCGCCTGATAGGTGTAGTCATCCTGATGCCGCATGGACAGAGTCGAAAGACTCTGTTTATCGGCACGGACAGAATGACCACCGTCATGCGGCTCTTTTGTTGTCTTGCCTTTCCGCGGCTTCGTGCCAGCGGAAAGGACAAGACAATGAGTATTCCGAAGACCCCAGTTGAATTCGATTACGACCTGTGGACCACAGAGGAAGGAAAATGCATGGTTCGGATCAAAGCTACCGGCGAGATAACGGAGGTGGAACGCTCTGTCATGCAGGTTCTGCGCTCAGAGGAGAAGCGTCTCCGGCGCACCATATCTCCGGAGCAGGGTCCATCCAGAGAAGGGAAAACCGCTCCAACGGTTCTCTCTCTGGATATGCTTCCCGAAGATGTGGCAGACTCCAGCTGGTTAGCTGACACCTGCGACTATACGGAGGAGATTTCCACGAAACTGCTGGAGAGTAGCTTGCGAGAAAGCTTGACTCCTACCCAATATGGCATCTATCAAGCCTGCATTTTGAATGGGATCAGCTACAAGGCTTATGCAGACCTGATGGGTGTTAGCTATCAGAGCGTCCAGAATGCAATCCGCCTCATTCAGAAAAAAGCAAAAAATATTTTTGGCTGATGGTTGTGGTTTGCTGCAAATATGTCCGTTGTAAAGTGAAGGGGCCTTAAGACGCCTTCATTGAACCTTTTCAACTGAATATCCGGCAGCTAAATAACATCAGCGATGAGCGAGCGATGCGGACGGTGCGCGATGACCACCTGTAGGAGACAAAAAGGAAATGCTTTTCTTTTTCTCCTATCAATGACGGCCAATAAGGTGCCCAGCGGGTCCTCCGATCCAAAAGCAGGCATGGCAGCCTGTTTCGCCAAGACCTCATCTGCCTATAATGGTACCCCTGTCCAGCCACAGTCTCAAGCAATGGGGGCAGCTCGGAGAGATCCTCGGAGGGGTTAGATTCCCGGAGTGCGGCGCCCGCCGCAGTTTAGCTGACCGCCCAGGCCTGGGGAAGTAGTGTCGAATACAGGCAACAAAAAGACATTTAATAGTCTTGATATCAGAAGCAATGGGGGTCACCCATCATGTAGCAGGAAAGACAAGGCTTCCTCAACCAAATCGGGTGACCCCTATTTTTGTGGTATCAATTCATATTCATATTTAGGAGGGATCACATCATGATTGCTGTGTCGCAAACCAAGAGTGCAAACTACCTGTTTATTGTGGCCGTGCTGAAGTCGATGCGGGAAGGTGGCGTGATCACTCAGGCCGAGTATGAGCGAGCCAAGCGCTACTACCAGAAGCTCACCGGCTCCGATCTCGTCATCGCAGATTAAATGTTCAGAAGGAACCGTCTAAATTGATGTATTTTGGGCATCAGGTCTTGTCGCTTGTGTAGAAATTTACTTCTCTGCGTTCTTTCAATAGACTTTGCCTTGCCGTTGACTATAATGTTGCTTGAACCGGAAAAGTGGATGGTACCAAAATGTAGTACAATCCAAAATTCAGCCAGAAAGGAGGGCTGTTGATGCCGCAGGTCAAACTCATCTCGCCCATCACCAGGCAGGAAATCCGCAAAATCCGAGTTGCCGCCTATTGCCGGGTATCTTCCAATTCAGCGGATCAGCAGAACTCCTACGCCAACCAGATTCGGGTATATACCAGCCTCATTCAGAGAAAAAAAGAGTGGGAGCTGGTGGAGATATTCGCTGACGAAGGGCTCTCTGGCATGAACGCACAGAACCGCACCGAATTCCAGCGAATGATCAAGATGTGCGAACAGCACCAAATCGACCTGATCGTCACCAAATCCGTCTCCCGTTTCGCCCGAAACGCCAAGGAGTCTCTGGAATATGTCCGGAAGCTGAAATTGCTCGGCGTGGGGGTGCAGTTTGAGAAAGAGGGAATCTACACCCTGGCCCTCGGAGATGAGATGCTGCTCAATACCTTCTCTGCCATCGCACAGGAGGAGTCTAAGGCAATTTCCCAGAACCAGCGGCTTTCCATCGTGAAGCGGATGCAGTCTGGGGAATATGTGGACAGCAACGCTCCTTACGGCTTCCGGCTGGTGGATAAGGCGCTGGTGGTCTATGAACCGGAGGCGGCCATCGTCCGCATGATGTTCGAAAACTACCTGAGCGGCCAGTCTACATCGGAGATCGCCCGGGATCTCAACAGCCGCGGCATCAAAACCAAAACCGGGAAATCCACCTGGCGCTCCACCAAGGTGGCATACATACTTGGAAATGAGCGGTATTGCGGCGATTGCAAATATCAGAAAACCTACCGCGACACCACAGTCCCCTTCAAACAGTTCCGAAATCGAGGTCAGGAGGATATGTTCTACGCCTCCATGACCCACGCTCCTCTTATTGACCGAGATACCTTTGACAAGGTCCAGCTCCTCTTGAAAAAGCGTCAGGATGTCTTTGGAAAATCTACAACGCAAAATATCTACCCTCTTACGAGCCGCATTCAGTGTTCTGAGTGCGGCTCGTATTTTCGCAGGAGGCAGGTTTCCGGGACAGTAAAGTGGGGATGCTCCAAACACATTCAGGATCGTACCCAGTGCGGCTCAAACTACTACAGCGAGGAGAGGATCTACGATGCCTTCATCGCCATGGTCAATAAGCTTCGGTTCTCTGAATACGACATCCTGGGTCAGACTCTACTCCGTCTGGAATCCGCCGAGCTGAAGCGAAAGCAGAAAAACACGGCCGCAAGGGAGATCAGCCGGAACATTGCAGATCTGAACGCCAAGTTGGTGATGGTGGAGCAGCTCCATGCAAAGGGATACCTCAAAGATGAGGTCCATAAAGCTCAGGTGCGGGAGATTAACGACCAACTGCGCCGGCTGAAGCGGGAGCGCCAATGTGAATTCTCCTCGGGCATTACCCATATGATAGAGGAACTGACGCGGCTGAAAAAGCTGCTGGAAGAGCTCGAGGAACCACTGGACCGCTTCGATGAGAAGCTTTTTACTGAGATTGTTCAGGCCATCAGTATCAGCCGCCGAGATGAAATGACAGTCACCCTCATCGGCGGGCTGAGATTCACTGAAATGCTCTGACAGAGAGGAACCTCGCCATGAAGAAGATACGCTATATCCCATACGGTTACACCATGAGAAATGGAAGGACAGTCATCGCACAAGATGAAGCTGCGGTCATCCGCGAGATATTCAGCGCCTACATCAACGGCGCATCCCTCCAAAGTATTGCCGAGCTGCTGACTGAGAGGAAGATCCCCTACAGTGAGAGAACGGACGTGTGGGATAAAGCTCGTATCGCACGAATCATCGGAAACGCCAAATACATTGGCGATGGGGAGTATGACCCGATCATTGAGGAAGAGCAGTATGAGGAAGCGGCTGCCGTGAAAACAGCCCGCCAGCGGAACGCCTTCGAAAAAAATCTGGAGGGGATCGACCTGCTTCGGGATCTGGTCCGATGTGCGGAGTGCGGAGCCCCTATGCGGCGAAGGGTGAGCAGTAAGCACCGGATTCGCGAGAGCTGGGATTGCACTAATCCTGATTGCGGTCAGCGCATCCGGATCTCCGATACACACCTGTTGGAAAAGGTGGCAATCCTGATGAACCGCATCATCGCCAATAGCTATCTGCTCATCCCTCGCCCCAAAAAGCGAAAAGAGCTGTCGGCGGAAGCCCAGCGAATCAACCGGGAAATTGATGCCGAACTGGAGCGGGATGACCCCAGCGATGCACTGATTATCGTCAAAACAATCGAAATGGCAGAGCGGCTCTATGCTGAGAGCGATGCCCATCTACAGATTGCTGCATCCATCGCCCGAAAGCGGGTAAGTCTGATGACTCCCCAGGAGGAATTCAGCCCGGCCTACTTTAGTGACATCGCCGCCTACCTGACGCTTGGCAGCGGAGGAAAGGTGATCCTACATACCAAAACCGATGTCGAGATCGGAGATGAAGAAAATGAATGTAACCAAGATACCCAAGAAAACAATATCGGTTATTGAGCCAAAACGCTCCCTGATCGTCAACAGGGAGCAGTATCATCAGCGGCGGGTTGCTGCCTACTGCCGGGTATCCACCGACAGCGAGGAGCAGCTCACATCCTATACCAACCAGAAAAAGGTATATACCGAGATGATTGCCGCTAAGCCCGAATGGGAGTTCGCCGGACTCTACGCAGATGAGGGCATCTCCGGGACACGTGCAGATAAGCGCCCCCAGTTCCAGAAGATGATCAACGACTGCTTGTCTGGGAAAATCGACTATATCATCACGAAATCCGTTTCCCGCTTCGCCCGTAATACAGTGGACTGCCTGGACCATGTCCGAATGCTCAGGGCAAGAGGGATTGGCATCTACTTCGAGGAGCAAAATATAGACACACTGCAAATCGACAGCGAACTCTATCTGGTCATCTACGCAGGGTTCGCACAGTCCGAATCCGAAAGCATCAGCAAGAATGTCACCTGGACTTTTCGTAAGCGATTTCAGGAGGGCAAGCCCATATTCAACTATAAGTGCCTTCTGGGATACCGCAAGGGTGCAGACGGAGAACCGGAGATCGTCCCGGAGGAGGCATCCATCGTGGAGAGGATCTTCAATATGTACCTGTCAGGTGAAACCATCAACCGGATCTCAACCAAACTCAGAGAAGAAAATCTCCAGATACCAGGAAAACGCTTCTCCTTCTCTGCGAGCATGATTAAGGGTATTCTCCGGAATGAACGATACTGCGGGGACAGCATCCTTCAAAAGACGGTCACAATTGACTGTATTGGTAAGGTTCGCCGCAAAAACATAGGTGAGGCACCCATGTACTATGTACAGAATAGCCATGTTGGCATCATCAGCCGAGAGCTCTTTCACAAAACGCAGGAAGAACTTGCCAGGCGGATGAGCCGGGAGCCAAATTCCACCAAAACGGCTACCACAGCCACCGGAAAATACTCCCGGTACGCACTATCCAATGTGATGATCTGCGCCGAATGCGGAAGTCGATATAAGCGTGTGACCTGGACATCCCGAGGAAAAAAGCGAGTTGTCTGGCGCTGCATCAGCCGCTTAGACTATGGAAAGCGCTACTGCAAAACCTCGCTCACGGTAGATGAGACCGCCCTCCACGCCGCTATTGTTCGGGCAATCAACCGATTCAACGAGGAAGACGAGTCCACTTATATGGCACTCATGCGGGCAACCATTGGTGAAGCAATCGGTCTAACCGGAGGCACAGATGAGATCGACCTGCTCCGGCGGAAAATAGATGGACTGAATCGGAAAATGGTATCTCTTATCAATGAGAGCGTGGAAAGCGGGGAGGGTATCGAGAGTCACGAAGCTGAATTCAAAGAACTTTCCGATACCATTGAACTCCTGCAAGGACGGATTCAGAAACTCGAAGAAGCACTTGCTTCCGATCAGGTGAATGACAGCCGAATCCTTCAACTACAGCAGATCATCGCCGACCGAGCATCCAAAAAGATGGAGTACGATGATACCATCGTCCACCAAATGATTGAGTGTGTGAAGGTGTATCCCGACGGGAGACTGGACATTATCTTCGGAGGAGGGTACCTTATCGAAGAACGCCTGGAAAAAGAAAGTTGATAACTTCAAATATAATTGACATAATCGCCGAAATAATATAGTATAATTTATGTTAGGAGGCGATTGTGCATGGCAAAAAAAGCTGCGGTCATAATGCCGCAAACACGGGAGATCCTGGCACAGATGGGTGAGCAGATCCGCCTGGCCCGCCTGCGCAGGAAGTTGAGCCTGGAATTGGTAGCAGAGCGTGCCGGGATCAGCCGAGCCACTCTGATATCCATTGAGAAAGGCACCCCTACGGTATCCATCGGCTCCTATGCCGCTGTGCTGCACGCATTAAACAATATGGACAGCGACCTGCTGCTTATTGCAAAAGATGATGAATTCGGCAGGAAGCTACAAGATCTGGCGCTGCTCACCAGACGGCGGGCACCCAAGAAAGGAGAGTAGCCCATGGCGCAGGACGAAAAGACCATCTATGTATATGAAAATTGGCGTGGAGAGGCACCCACTCTGCTGGGGCGGCTGCGCTGCGGCTTCGTCCGCGGACAGGAAACCTTTTCCTTTGAGTATGATCCAGCCTGGCTGTCATCCGCCGAGAGTTCCTTCTCTCTGGACCCGGATCTGGCTCTTTACCGCGGGCGGCAGTATGTGCCGCTGAACAAGCAGCTCTTTGGCCTGTTTTCCGACTCCTGTCCGGATCGCTGGGGGCGTCTGCTGATGAAGCGCAAGGAGGCCATCGACGCTCGCAAAGAGGACCGCAAGCCCCGTAAGCTCACCGAGAGCGACTTCCTGTTGGGGGTCTACGATGAATCCCGTATGGGTGCGCTGCGGTTCAGCTTGGAAGAAGGGGGCGAATTTCTTTCGAACGATAAAGCGTTTGCGACGCCTCCATGGGTAAACCTTCGGACGCTGGAAAACGCCTCTATCGCTTTCGAGAGCGATGAGAGCGGCCTGAATGAAAAATGGCTGCGTGAGCTTCTGGCCCCCGGCTCCTCCTTGGGAGGCGCAAGACCCAAAGCGACGGTGCAGGCCACGGATGGCGCCTTGTGGATCGCCAAGTTCCCTTCCAAGCATGATGAATATAACAGCGGCGCATGGGAGAAGGTCGTCCATGACCTGGCACGGCTCTGCGGGCTGGATGTTCCGGAATCCAAATTGGAGACATTCTCCAAGACCGGCAGCACCTTTTTTGTCAAGCGATTTGACCGAAACGGCAGCCGTCGCATCCACTTCGCCTCCGCCATGACCCTGCTGGGCAAGATCGATGGAGCCTCGGCAGCGGACGGAAGCAGCTATCTGGATCTGGCGGCGTTCATCCGGGCCAACGGGGCATCACCCCGGCAGGATCTGGCCGAGCTGTGGAAGCGGATCGTGTTCAGCATGGCGGTATCCAATACTGACGACCACCTGCGCAACCATGGTTTCCTTCTGACACCCACCGGCTGGCGGCTGGCCCCTCTCTATGATGTGAACCCAGTCCCCTCGGGGGACCGGCTTTCCCTCAATGTGAGTGAGTATGATAACACCATTGACTTGGAACTGGCTCTGGAAGTAGCCGATTATTTCGGCCTTGCCCCGCAGGAAGCGGAACAGGCTGCAGAGGAGGTCTGCAAAACAGTATCCGGACACTGGGAACGGCTGGCCGGACAGTATGGTCTCAGCCGGGGAGCGATAGAGTATATGCGCCCCGCCTTTTCCCTTCCATGATAAGATCACAAACGGACGATTCCTGGTGGAACCGTCCGTTTGCTTATTCTTTGGCGGCTCCCTCAAAAGAGTCCCCGCCCTCATCCTCGTCCATATCCGTATCAATGTCCAGTCC
Proteins encoded:
- a CDS encoding recombinase family protein codes for the protein MPQVKLISPITRQEIRKIRVAAYCRVSSNSADQQNSYANQIRVYTSLIQRKKEWELVEIFADEGLSGMNAQNRTEFQRMIKMCEQHQIDLIVTKSVSRFARNAKESLEYVRKLKLLGVGVQFEKEGIYTLALGDEMLLNTFSAIAQEESKAISQNQRLSIVKRMQSGEYVDSNAPYGFRLVDKALVVYEPEAAIVRMMFENYLSGQSTSEIARDLNSRGIKTKTGKSTWRSTKVAYILGNERYCGDCKYQKTYRDTTVPFKQFRNRGQEDMFYASMTHAPLIDRDTFDKVQLLLKKRQDVFGKSTTQNIYPLTSRIQCSECGSYFRRRQVSGTVKWGCSKHIQDRTQCGSNYYSEERIYDAFIAMVNKLRFSEYDILGQTLLRLESAELKRKQKNTAAREISRNIADLNAKLVMVEQLHAKGYLKDEVHKAQVREINDQLRRLKRERQCEFSSGITHMIEELTRLKKLLEELEEPLDRFDEKLFTEIVQAISISRRDEMTVTLIGGLRFTEML
- a CDS encoding recombinase family protein, encoding MKKIRYIPYGYTMRNGRTVIAQDEAAVIREIFSAYINGASLQSIAELLTERKIPYSERTDVWDKARIARIIGNAKYIGDGEYDPIIEEEQYEEAAAVKTARQRNAFEKNLEGIDLLRDLVRCAECGAPMRRRVSSKHRIRESWDCTNPDCGQRIRISDTHLLEKVAILMNRIIANSYLLIPRPKKRKELSAEAQRINREIDAELERDDPSDALIIVKTIEMAERLYAESDAHLQIAASIARKRVSLMTPQEEFSPAYFSDIAAYLTLGSGGKVILHTKTDVEIGDEENECNQDTQENNIGY
- a CDS encoding recombinase family protein, with protein sequence MNVTKIPKKTISVIEPKRSLIVNREQYHQRRVAAYCRVSTDSEEQLTSYTNQKKVYTEMIAAKPEWEFAGLYADEGISGTRADKRPQFQKMINDCLSGKIDYIITKSVSRFARNTVDCLDHVRMLRARGIGIYFEEQNIDTLQIDSELYLVIYAGFAQSESESISKNVTWTFRKRFQEGKPIFNYKCLLGYRKGADGEPEIVPEEASIVERIFNMYLSGETINRISTKLREENLQIPGKRFSFSASMIKGILRNERYCGDSILQKTVTIDCIGKVRRKNIGEAPMYYVQNSHVGIISRELFHKTQEELARRMSREPNSTKTATTATGKYSRYALSNVMICAECGSRYKRVTWTSRGKKRVVWRCISRLDYGKRYCKTSLTVDETALHAAIVRAINRFNEEDESTYMALMRATIGEAIGLTGGTDEIDLLRRKIDGLNRKMVSLINESVESGEGIESHEAEFKELSDTIELLQGRIQKLEEALASDQVNDSRILQLQQIIADRASKKMEYDDTIVHQMIECVKVYPDGRLDIIFGGGYLIEERLEKES
- a CDS encoding helix-turn-helix domain-containing protein → MAKKAAVIMPQTREILAQMGEQIRLARLRRKLSLELVAERAGISRATLISIEKGTPTVSIGSYAAVLHALNNMDSDLLLIAKDDEFGRKLQDLALLTRRRAPKKGE
- a CDS encoding type II toxin-antitoxin system HipA family toxin — protein: MAQDEKTIYVYENWRGEAPTLLGRLRCGFVRGQETFSFEYDPAWLSSAESSFSLDPDLALYRGRQYVPLNKQLFGLFSDSCPDRWGRLLMKRKEAIDARKEDRKPRKLTESDFLLGVYDESRMGALRFSLEEGGEFLSNDKAFATPPWVNLRTLENASIAFESDESGLNEKWLRELLAPGSSLGGARPKATVQATDGALWIAKFPSKHDEYNSGAWEKVVHDLARLCGLDVPESKLETFSKTGSTFFVKRFDRNGSRRIHFASAMTLLGKIDGASAADGSSYLDLAAFIRANGASPRQDLAELWKRIVFSMAVSNTDDHLRNHGFLLTPTGWRLAPLYDVNPVPSGDRLSLNVSEYDNTIDLELALEVADYFGLAPQEAEQAAEEVCKTVSGHWERLAGQYGLSRGAIEYMRPAFSLP